The genomic stretch TTTGCCAGGAGATTTTCCCTGTGGGTTTGCTTTTCAGAGGTGAATGGACTGAGTTTCTTGTTTATATTCGCCAACGACTGGTAGGCTTACGCGAAGCAAGGAAATACCAGATCATTGCGTCAACCAATATTTTTCTTGTTTTTGCCAGTCTTGACCTGCAGAGGTTTGGTGCTAAGGTTGACTTTTCCGAAGCTGAGACTGCGTTACGCGAAAATATTACTCTCAATTGCCAGCCTTTACAATCACGGTTCTTATTGGCAGTGGTGATGGCGCGTCAAGGACGGATCGTGGAAGCACACGACCAGCTGTCAGAGGCAATCCGGGGTCTCGTCCCACCCGTATATAAAGAAGTCGAAGTGGCAAAACTCATTGCAGAAGCTGAGGTTTCCAAAGAGGAAGGCCGCTGGGATGCTGCCATTTCAGCATCTCAGGCCCTGATCGACATTTACCAGCCCGGTGGCTATCGCTGGTACCATGCCTGGGCTCTCATTTCCCTGGGGGACGCCCTGCTGGGCCGCAACCTACCAGGTGACCAGGAGCACGCTGGGCAGGTTTATCGTCAATCGCTGGAGATGTTCACCAAGATGGAGGCGCCGGGGTATATCGAGCTGCTTGAGGGGCGATTACATGGCATGCAGGCGATACCTTAGGCTCAATCCAGGTTAGGGTGGACACCCTCATGGTAAACCAGCCTCCTATCAATCTTGTCATGTTTTGATGGCTTTGCACCATTTTTCCAAAGACACATTGCGGTAAAATTAGGCGATGTCTTACGCCATCGTCATGTTTTTACTGCGTGTGATCCTGCCCATCATCTCTCGCCTCACGGTGTATGGGCTGGAAAATTTGCCTCCCAACGATACCAGCTATGTGGGCGTAGCCAACCACATCGGGCGTCTGGACCCCGGATTGGTGTACTACATGCTAAATCGCAGGGATATCATCATGCTGGTAGCTGAAAAATACAAAGAACACACCTGGTCACGCGTATTGGCCCAGGCTGTGGACGCGGTCTTCGTAGATCGCTATAACGCTGACCTGAATGCCATGCGCGAAGTGCTGCGTCGCATGAAGAAGGGTGGGGTGGTGGTGATCGCCCCCGAAAGTACCCGCAGCCCGACATGCTCACTGATTGAAGGTTGGGATGGCGCCAGTTACATCGCAGCCAAATCCGGCCTGCCCATCCTGCCTGTAGGGGTGACCGGTAGCGGCGATCAAGAGGTAGTTGATCGTCTTAAACATTTCCGGCGCTTGAATATTGTCGCCCATGTGGGCCCGACCTTCACCCTGCCACCCTTGGAAAACAAGAATCGCGATGCACAGCTTAAGGCAGACACCGAGGAGATCATGTGCCGCATCGCCGTAGAGCTGCCCGAGTCACACCGGGGTGTATATGCTGACCACCCCCGCTTAATGGAATTATTGGCCGAAAAAGCTGCGCAGCCAGCCCTACCGCCCAAGGTGTTTGGATAAATGAATACCACCTACCGCCGCGAAGCCATCCAGCAAGCCCACCTCCTGCTTGAAGCTAACCCGGTGTATCTCGACACTGAGACCACCGGCCTGCACCAATCGGCAGAGGTGATTGAAATCGGGGTGCTGGATGACCAGGAGCAGGTGCTATTCGATTCACTGGTCAAGCCACGCGGCAAGATAGACCCGGCAGCCGGGCGCATCCATGGTATCACCATGGACATGCTTGCCAATGCCCCCACATGGGACCAGGTGTGGCCGCAGGTTGAGCAGGTGTTATTGGATAGGCGCATCGGGGTGTATAATGTGGAGTTCGACCTGCGCCTGATCAAGCAGTCGAACCAGCGTTCATGGCTACGTACAAGCCTGCCCGATAGCAGTTTTTTTGATGTCATGCAGCTTTACGCACGGTTTTATGGCGATTGGGATCCCATGCGCAGGTCCTTCCGCTACCAATCGCTGGAGTTAGCTGGCCGGCAGTGCGGCATCCGTTTGCCCAATGCGCATCGCGCAGTGGATGACTGCCTGCTGACCCGGGCACTTTTGCACCATATGGCAGAAAGTAGCTGATCATGGGATACTTTACATGCTCAGAATTGATCGGTAGATGAGAAAGTCGGTTAACAAAAACCATGGCTGGTGAGACCCTATGACCCTCCTTGAGACCCAACTCGAAGCCCGCAACCTGCTCCAGGTGAAACCGCTGTTCCTACATTGCAAGACTACCGGAGCACTGGAGCTAGACGAAGTGGTTGAGATCGCCATCCTGGACAGCGCCGGCAAACCGATGGTGGATGAGCTGGTCAAACCTAAGCGGCACATCCGGGCAACAGCCACGGAGGTCCACGGGGTCACCGATGACATGGTGGACAATGCCCCACGTTGGGCTGAGATCCTGCCGCGCATCGAAGAAATCTTAATCGGGAAGAAAGTGTGCGTCTATGACCTGGCCAACGAGCTGTTGGCCTTGCAGAACTCTTACCAAAATATTCACCAACGCTGGGTGCTGGATACGAGCAATTTCTATAACTTGATGGATCTTTTCTCGCGCTACCGTAATGAACGCGACCCACGCACAGGTCAGCTGTTGACGTACACCCTTGAGGAAGCAGCCCGGTTGGTCGGGATTGATATCGAGATCATCGCCTTTCGACGAGCGCATGAAGATGCCTGGCTGATGAGGGCGATTTTATTGGCAATTGCCGGTTGGAAGGTCTATTATTGATGCAATCAGAACCAAAAGAAGTAAAGTACTTCATCCAGGGAATGGATTGCGCAGATTGCGCCCTTAGCCTGGAGAAGAGCTTAGCAAACATCCAGGGGGTTGAGCAGGTGAACGTTAATTTCACCACAGGTTTTTTAGAAGCCAACGGGAGCTTTGAACCCCAGGCACTGGTCAAGCGGGTGGAAGCTCTCGGCTACCAGGTGGTTACACCTGGCTTAGCCTATCCAAACGAGTCCCAAAATGGCAACACTCAAGCGGCAGGCAGCTTGCGGCTGCCTGGGTTCTTAGGCTACCTGTATGCTTCCACCCAGACCCGCATGGCACTTTTGGGAGCAGTCTTGTTGCTGCTCTCGATCCCATTTGCATTATTCGGGAGCGGTCTGTACAGCCAGTGGATCAAGACCGGCCTGCAGCTAGCCGCTGCTGGCCTGGCTGGTTACCCAATCGTCAACCGCGGGGTCAGGGCTCTTTTCATCGGCAGGCAGATTACCATCGACTTACTGATGAGTATCGCGACTCTAGGCGCCTTGTTCATCGGCGAGATCAGTGAAGCCTGCACCGTGGTGCTCTTGTTTTCTATTGGTGAAGCCCTGGAGGGCTATACGGCCGATAAAGCCCGCCGCTCGCTACAGAGCCTGCTCAGCCTGAAGCCCGAGCGGGCCCACGTGATGCGGCCCTGCATAGATTGCGAAGAACATATGGGCCAGGGAGGCTACACAGGTGGCCCCTGCCCCGAATGTGGCGAGCATGAGCTGACCCTGCCCGTGGAGCAAATCGCCATCGGCGAGCGGGTCATCGTGCGGCCGGGTGAGCGCATCCCGGTAGACGGCCACGTGCTGAGCGGCATTTCACTGGTCAACCAGGCGCCTGTGACCGGTGAATCAGTGCCGGTACAGAAAGCCCCCGGAGACAAGGTGTATGCCGGCACGCTGAATGGTGAGGCAGTGCTTGAGCTGAGCGTGTCTCAAATCGCAGCTGAAT from Anaerolineales bacterium encodes the following:
- a CDS encoding 3'-5' exonuclease, which produces MNTTYRREAIQQAHLLLEANPVYLDTETTGLHQSAEVIEIGVLDDQEQVLFDSLVKPRGKIDPAAGRIHGITMDMLANAPTWDQVWPQVEQVLLDRRIGVYNVEFDLRLIKQSNQRSWLRTSLPDSSFFDVMQLYARFYGDWDPMRRSFRYQSLELAGRQCGIRLPNAHRAVDDCLLTRALLHHMAESS